The Corvus hawaiiensis isolate bCorHaw1 chromosome 2, bCorHaw1.pri.cur, whole genome shotgun sequence genome includes a window with the following:
- the FHL2 gene encoding four and a half LIM domains protein 2 translates to MTERFDCDYCKESLFGKKYILKEDSPYCVKCYENLYSNTCEECKKPIGADCKDLSYKDRHWHETCFHCFQCKNSLVDKPFAAKEEYLLCTDCYSNKYSSKCNECKKTIMPGTRKMEYKGNSWHETCFICYRCQQPIGTKSFIPKDNQNFCVPCYEKQFAMQCVQCKKAITTGGVTYREQPWHKECFVCTGCKKQLSGQRFTSRDEFAYCLSCFCNLYAKKCAGCTNPISGLGGTKYISFEERQWHNDCFNCKKCSLSLVGRGFLTERDDILCPECGKDI, encoded by the exons ATGACTGAACGCTTTGACTGCGACTACTGCAAAGAGTCTCTGTTTGGTAAGAAGTACATCCTGAAGGAGGACAGCCCCTACTGTGTTAAATGCTATGAAAATCTTTATTCCAACACCTGCGAGGAATGCAAAAAACCTATTGGTGCTGACTGCAAG GATCTGTCTTACAAGGACCGCCACTGGCATGAAACCTGCTTCCACTGCTTCCAGTGCAAGAATTCACTGGTGGACAAACCTTTCGCTGCAAAAGAGGAATATCTGCTTTGTACTGACTGCTACTCCAATAAATACTCTTCCAAATGCAATGAATGCAAGAAGACTATTATGCCAG GTACGCGGAAGATGGAATACAAGGGCAACAGCTGGCACGAGACCTGCTTTATCTGCTACCGCTGCCAACAGCCTATTGGGACAAAGAGCTTCATCCCTAAGGACAATCAAAACTTTTGTGTACCCTGCTATGAAAAGCAGTTTGCCATGCAATGTGTCCAGTGCAAGAAG gCTATCACTACAGGAGGAGTTACCTACCGGGAGCAGCCATGGCATAAGGAGTGCTTCGTGTGTACTGGATGCAAGAAGCAGCTGTCCGGACAGCGCTTTACCTCCCGGGATGAGTTTGCATACTGCTTGAGCTGCTTCTGCAACCTCTACGCCAAAAAGTGTGCTGGATGCACAAACCCAATCAGTG GACTCGGAGGAACCAAGTACATCTCTTTTGAAGAACGGCAGTGGCATAATGATTGCTTTAACTGTAAGAAGTGCTCCCTTTCATTGGTGGGTCGTGGCTTCCTCACAGAAAGAGATGACATCCTTTGCCCTGAATGTGGGAAGGATATTTAA